The genomic window GTGATTGTTGGTTGTATTTGATGCAggctgatgatgatgaagatgaacgATTGACACTCCAGGAGATGCTAAATCATGAATCTGTTTTCTATAACACAGTTCATGAAGATGGTGATGGTTATGAGGAAAATGATGATGAACATGATGAGCTATGATTAGAAATCAAGTTTTGACGTATATAAATGTAGTGAACTAGTTCTTCCAAATTTTggttttgtataaaaaaaaaaaagagaacacAAACAAATCCAATTAAATGGACACATTTTTGACCTTTCTCTTTAACTCGATGGTTGAATAATTTAAGATTTTAATAGCCTAAGTTCATTTTCATTGCTACACGTACACTCCCATTTGAAATGGTAGTTGAGTTATTGAATATGAGATAAGAGATGATGGAAATCCTACTTAAAATTCATTAACTGGTAATCATTTTCTGCTTAAAATTGGAAACAATTGTatctattaattattaaaaatggtgaggcttatttttttaagggtcatgctagcggcactagttaagcatattaaaaaagaaaacaaatgataaagttaatgacgagagagaataacttttcacatcattaaaatattgaatgcacaatttacgagataaaagttctatatttgtattcttaactagtgctcggggcactgtttaacattttcctttttttaaaagGTTAGGCCTATTTTTTAGTCCAAAACTTGGGGCTTCACTAGCTTTAGGCTTGGGCCGGCCCtgtaaaggtgaataagtgtgATGTCGGGGTTCGAATCTCGGTCGGCTCCTGATATATTATGTGATATCTATGCCAACTTAACTAACCTCACAGacaatattattactattaattaatttctggaaaattattttttataattatgaaATGGTTATTATTGATTTTGTAACAAATACTAGAATAGTCTATATTCAAATcatcttcttaaaaaaaaaaaaaaagtctatatTCAAATAGTAATTATGATACATTTTGACATTTGACATAAGACACTTAAAATTTCAACGTTGGTTTGGATCATAGTGCAATAACAATGGTGGAAGTTGCGTGGGAGCTCCAATAACTTACGTGAAACAGCAAAGTAAGCTTATGATGCCAAAACAGAATTAGCTCATAGATTAATTGTCTCAATGGACAAATTAaagtttttcaccaccagtttaatctggttcgggggtcagttctggcatcgaGCGATTCCAGtctcctcccgatcgcagttgcgggggatcaaaccgcggtcctccctaccaagttcagtgccaatcaccactgaaccaactaacgattggtggaCAAATTAAAGTACAAACATGCATTAACAACAAAATTTAGGTATGCTATCATAATTAGAATTCTCAAGACTCAAGAGAGTTAACTTCTTAACATGAATCAattaaacaatttaattaatagTTTACCAGTTTAGGTATGCTGtatatatcaattttcattgTAAAACAAGTTGAAATGTTTTTTCACAAATTAGTGACCCATAATGTTATGGGCCGACAAAAAAGGTCACTAAGCCCATACCCGTAAGCTTATAATAAAACAAGAGGAGAGATCcgttgactccaagagtaagtctACATTGATTTACTCCgtttaataactcgatatcggcattatatttctttaatccaaccgttgaattcaaagattttattgagtagatcaactccataaatttttataaaaattcaaaaccgtttgatactttttctgataacttcaattgaatgtacgacaaacttttaaaaaaactgttgaatttcaatagtctgaacacataactatattttttgaatttttatgtaCAGAGAAAACAACCACTAAAAATCTAATAAATTACTGCGTCAAGCCGTAACTATACCAAATTCAAATCCCTAAataaaaatagggaaaaaaatcatgaaatgaaatgaagtgGACATGTTAACAAGGTGTAGCGTGTGAGAAACATATGGTCCCACGTACTATTGTCACCGCTTGCTAGCTTCCCCCATTTCCAAAACTTTAATTTTCCTTGAAACTTTCAAACAAACCATACATACCCAAAACGATAAACTCAATCTTCCTCATAATTGTGACACCAAAGTCACATAAAAAGACACAAAACAGAATAAAAACACAACACTACTAATTGGAAACAGAAGACCAAAAATTAGATATTTTAGTGAGATTCACAACCTATCAAAACTAGAgtccaattttttctttttttaagtaACCCaccttttaaattaaataagttgGAGTATTATATATCTCTCTGTTAATTTTCATAagaaacaattaattttttaaaatttattgaataattgatgtatgtCTATAATtcaattgatgtatttaatttatattatagactaaatatatCAGTTATCCAATTAATCGAAAAAGTCAATTattacttataaaaaagattggagtaaatataatatttttattaactgAGTTATGCTTAAAGGGGTATAGTCGaaattactttttctttttctttcaaaacaaTATCTGGACCACGGACTGTCTAGTTTGATTAAGAGTTTGTTCtgacatcaaatggtttcagtcTCCTTTTAATCGTAGTTGTAGGAAATTGAACTATAGTCGCTCTATTAAGTCCAGCGGCAATTACCGGCTGACTAACTAAATAttgatttagtcaaaaaaaaaaaaataaaacttaataaaGCAAAAATAACCAATTTATTATAGTTATGGGATGTGATAACATCGACCCCACATAAACATAATCAAGGAAAATTTGTCTGAGTATATAGGAGTACTACCTTTGGTTGAAGGTATCTTGAAAGTTAAGTAAAACTAAAACTTGATCCCTCTTAAATTCAGAGATAGATTCTTTCTGCATAAGGAAAACCAGGTAAGCtaattctctttctctcctAATAACTCACtttgtgttttgtttgtatGTTCTTATTCtgtttttgataaaattctcTGTGATCTTATTGATATCTTATTGTAACATGTTTTTTGGGCATGTTATTTTTCAGAAAGTCTGTCTTGGGATTTGGGGCAGAGAAATCATTCTTGTTCTTTGGTAAGAGAAATCATGAAACTTGAATTATTTGATTCTGGCTTATTTGCTTTGACTTTgtaatataatcaaatttaattcaaatttttaagTCTAATCTAAAAATGGTTGATACAACCTCAATTGTTTGTAGTTGTGGAGACATATAAATCTTGTTGCAGCTCAAATTGTGGTATCAAAACTTTTATTGAAACTTTGATTCCAGTCATGATGGTTATGTGTAActtatttttgttattgtttcaaACAAAACTTATTTTTGTTATCCTCCTTCCAGTCTCGCATACAAGCAAAAAGTCTctgattcattgaataactgatgtatctgattgaataactgatgtatctggtccataATATGAATTTgtcaattattataaatttttatgggAATAAAAGTCAAAGAATCTTGCTTTTTATTATATTCTAAATGCACTATGATTCTGTTACTGACCCCTCTTTGATGAATTTCATAATCTTTATGCCTTTTGTGTGGGGTTATGTTGGGGATAAAGAAAGTTGCTGGTGAAATAGTTACTTAAATTTATTGATTGACAAAAGAGAAAACAGAAAATTTGGTGGGATCCGACGCCCCTACGGTCGGAAATTCCCCTCATTCACACAGTATGGACATTGGTGGCCATTCGGTATTTTCAATGTACCGGTGCGTAAATGGGATCATCTCACTGGGGAATCCAAATTCTTGTGTAACTTATGTTACACAGTTCAATAAACTTATTTATATCATTGGTTGACATTGTTTAAAATTTGATTTAGTGAATTTGTAATTCCAGCCATCCGATCTTTGACCGAGATTGATTACTGCGTGTAACTGCGTGCTATCATTACTGACGGTCCGTCTAATTTCTTTCTTATTGATTCATCAGATGGATTCTCGATAAAACAGCTCATAATCAGACCAAAGTGTAATGGCATCTGCAGAAGCTAGAGCCGGTTATGCAGTTAACCATTGTTTCACACAAGATTTCATGATGCCCCCTACGGTTTCAAAGAAAATGGAACCTGGTTTTACAACTAGTGATTCAACTGATTCTGACATGAAATGGTGGCTACATGTGAAAACCAACATCGGTGGTGACACAGATTATACATGTCAACATCTAAATACCTTGGAGTCTAAGCTCGATGTTTTCAATGTCAATATCGGGAGCGATCAATCTGTCAAAAACTTTGATGCTGCTCTAGACCAGCAATGGAATGTCTATCCTAAATGTATGAAGAAAACTAATGATACTCGAATGGCGAAAATCGAGGCTGCATTGAACAATGACATGTATATAACACATAAGatgaaaaatgaagatgagTACTGGTTTTCAGATGATGATGTTACTAGTTACTTGGTCTCGGAACAATATAAAAGTGTGTCATCTGATCTAGAACCGCATTGGTTGGGAGCTGAAAAAACCCGGCCTTGGTGGCGGACTACTGGAAAAGATGATTTGGCTTCCTTGGTTGCCAAGAAATCGTTTGAGTATATTGAGAACTGTGATCTCCCAGAGCCGAATACTAAGCCTTTTTGGAAAATACCAAATCTTCCGCCAAGAGATATTGACAACGAAAAGAGTCTTGTATTGCCTTTAAACCAGAAATCGGAGATTTATACGTCTACAACCTTGACTTCTGGCTGTTCATTTCAGGATTCAGACAAAACTTCTTCCAGGTAATGCTATACTTAGTTTAGTGAGTTAAGATCACACTGAAATTTAGAGAAGATTTAACATAAATGATCACACTTTCTTAAAATTTGATGTTAATGCAATGCTACACTTTCTTGGAAATTTTAAGTTAATTATAATGAAGCACTGATTCAGACACAAACACCGcacacgacacggacactgacacgtcgacaccgatagtaatttgagaaaatgacacaattcgatataattataagtgtcggtgttgTGTTGGTGTCTGATaccgacacgtgtccgacaccgggacacgcctaattTGAGGACTGTcctgtgcttcatagattatCATTCTAGGTTTCAGCGTATTCAAATtgctcttttttattttgaaattttatatgtttagtttactaatttttatgaaatcttTATGAAATTGTTCAGGTCGAGCGAAAGCAAAGACTCTTATTCAAGCAACAACAACGATAGCCGCATGAATTCTGAGAGCACGGCCAAGGCAGAGCTACTGAAAGCCTTGTGTCGATCTCAAACTCGGGCGAGAGAGGCTGAAAAGGCAGCACAAGAAGCCTGCGACGAGAAAGAACATATAGTATCTCTATTTTTCAAGCAGGCTTCACAACTATTTGCTTACAAGCAATGGCTACATGTTTTGCAGTTGGAGAATCTATGTCTTCAATTAAGTAACAAAAACCAGCCGTTGCTGAATAACCTCGTTCCTTATGGTGCCGGAAAACATCAGAGGAAGAGTCGTCGAAAAACTAACAATAGAAGACGAGGGATCGGAGAATGTGTTTTCGCTTTTGCTGTTGGTTTGGCTCTTGCTGGTGCAGGTTTGCTTCTTGGTTGGACCTTTGGATGCATGTTTCCATCCTTTTGAATGTGACTATCTATTCGAGTGAATCGCTAATTTAGTCCCTGAAATTGTACAATGCTATCAAGAACAACTCGCACCACCGATACATATGCACATATGCACAAAGGCTTCTATTCTTTACATTACTAGATTGTGATAGACTTTGTACTAGTAAAATAGGAGTTGCCAAATTtaatcatatttaaatttttttagatgtgAACCAATTTCTTAAATTTTCCCTAGATGTGACTAATACTACAAAAGACTGTTTCAATCTGGGATTGAACTCGAGTACTTCCGATCAATTTAATcttattaatcacttgagtctaattacttgattaaaaatttatttgattttgaaaactaataaaaaCAATCGTGGCTACATTGTGCATGTACGTGAGGAGCTTCAGTTTCGGTTGTTAACCGATGTGATGTCTTGCGATTAGACTTATCTTCTTGTTGCTTCTGGCACTCCCGACTCTCCAATGAGTTATAAGTGGTAATAGAGTTTGGTTCGGCTTATTGAGAGAGTAAAAGTGTTTTAATAGATAAGTATAGAAGTCAAGTTCATTGATATGAGACGAGTGTG from Trifolium pratense cultivar HEN17-A07 linkage group LG1, ARS_RC_1.1, whole genome shotgun sequence includes these protein-coding regions:
- the LOC123902928 gene encoding uncharacterized protein LOC123902928; protein product: MASAEARAGYAVNHCFTQDFMMPPTVSKKMEPGFTTSDSTDSDMKWWLHVKTNIGGDTDYTCQHLNTLESKLDVFNVNIGSDQSVKNFDAALDQQWNVYPKCMKKTNDTRMAKIEAALNNDMYITHKMKNEDEYWFSDDDVTSYLVSEQYKSVSSDLEPHWLGAEKTRPWWRTTGKDDLASLVAKKSFEYIENCDLPEPNTKPFWKIPNLPPRDIDNEKSLVLPLNQKSEIYTSTTLTSGCSFQDSDKTSSRSSESKDSYSSNNNDSRMNSESTAKAELLKALCRSQTRAREAEKAAQEACDEKEHIVSLFFKQASQLFAYKQWLHVLQLENLCLQLSNKNQPLLNNLVPYGAGKHQRKSRRKTNNRRRGIGECVFAFAVGLALAGAGLLLGWTFGCMFPSF